The genomic interval AGCTGATGTCGAGGTCGGCCCCGCCGTTGGCGCGGAAACTGACCGGCCCGATGGTCGCCAGGGTGAGCGCGCGGACGGCGCCGCCGAAGACGTAGATGTCGCGGATCGCGCTCGACGGCAGCGCGGCCGGCACCAGCAGGTTGTTGGTGGCCACGGTGAGCTCGCGATGCCGGCCGAGGTTGCGGGCCAGCGCGAGCGTGGTCGTGCCGCCGTTGATCATGATGGTCGAGCCGTCCTCGACCAGGGCCGCGGCCAGCTGCGCGATCTGGTCCTTCTCCTGCTCCTGAATGCTCAGCCGCTGGTCGACCGCGCGGTCGGTGCGCTGCAGGGTGGACCGGCTGACCGCTCCCCCGTACGTGCGCACGAGAACGCCGTCGGCGCTGAGCTGGTCGAGGTCGCGCCGCACGGTGTCGATCGAGACGCCGAACCGCTCGGCCAGCGCGCTGACCGTGACCTGCCCGGCCTCCGCCACGTACGCCGCCAGCTGCGCCTTGCGCCCGGCCGGCAGATGGCGTTGCCGCTCATCCTTATCGACGCTCACCGCTCCCCCTCGGTTTTGTGCGGCAGTATGCCACAACCCGACGTTCCCGATCCGCACCGCCGCGAGAAGCAGCGCAGAGCCGCAGAGTCGCGCAATCAGGCTGCACATCCTGCACCAGCAGGCCTTCACCCGGCAATCGCCCGATCGGACCCGGAGGCAACCTTGCCGCATCCTGCAGGACTACGCAAGATTCTGCTGTTCTTGCCCTTGTTAACTCCCGTAACACGTTGCTAACGTGACGCTCACCTCGCAGAGAACAGAAGGAACTCTCTATAGAAGGAGCTCGACATGGCCATTCGGAAGGCGTCTCGGACGCGGCTGATAGGGGCCCTCACGGCCGCCACAGTCGCGCTCGCGCTGGGTGCCTGCGGTGGTGGTGACTCGGACGACGTCGCGTCGGACGGGACTGTGACCCTCGAATTCGCCCAGTGGTGGGCGCCGGAACTCCCCGACGGGTCGTTCGACAAGATCATCAACGAGTTCCAGACCGCGAACCCGAACATCAAGGTCAAGCTGCTCAGCGGCCCGTACGCGTCGACCAAGCAGCAGCTGGTCACCGGCGCGGCGTCCAAGACGCTGCCCGATGTGGTCGGTCTGGACGGCGCCTGGGTCAACGACTTCGCCAAGCAGGGCGCGATCGCCGACCTGACCAAGCTGATGGACGAGGCCGGTTACGACTCGAGCCAGCTGGCCAGCCAGATCCAGCTCGAGGGCAAGACGTACATGATCCCGGTGGTCAACTTCGTCTACCCGCTCTTCGTCAACCAGGACCTGCTCACCAAGGCCGGCGTCGACAAGGTGCCCAGCACGCGCACCGAGTTCGCCGACGCGGCCAAGAAGATCACGGCGACCGGCGGGAACGTGAAAGGGTGGGCGCTCCCGCTGGACACCGCCGTCCCCAACGGCATCCAGAACGACGTGATGTCGTGGCTGTGGGCCTCCGGCGGCAGCATGCTGGCCGACGGCAAGCCCGCGCTGACCACGCCGCAGGTCAAGAGCGTGGTCGAGTACGTCAAGAGCCTCAACGACGCCGGCGTGATCGCCGAGGGCTCGCTGACCATGAAGGAGCAGGACAAGGTCGAGAAGTTCACCACCGGCCAGGTCGGCATGATGATCGACTCGCTCGCGCACATCAACCTGGTCAAGGAGAACGCGCCGAACCTGAAGTTCGCCATCGCGCCGGTTCCGGCCGAGGACGGCTTCACCGGCAAGCGCGGCATCCCGTAC from Paractinoplanes brasiliensis carries:
- a CDS encoding DeoR/GlpR family DNA-binding transcription regulator, producing MSVDKDERQRHLPAGRKAQLAAYVAEAGQVTVSALAERFGVSIDTVRRDLDQLSADGVLVRTYGGAVSRSTLQRTDRAVDQRLSIQEQEKDQIAQLAAALVEDGSTIMINGGTTTLALARNLGRHRELTVATNNLLVPAALPSSAIRDIYVFGGAVRALTLATIGPVSFRANGGADLDISCDLALIGVGAISGDAGFTTSNLAEAAMMQEMISRAERVAILADSSKFGRRLFAQVSELAAADYLVTDTMPPPDLQEALEAAQVEVITPGR
- a CDS encoding ABC transporter substrate-binding protein translates to MAIRKASRTRLIGALTAATVALALGACGGGDSDDVASDGTVTLEFAQWWAPELPDGSFDKIINEFQTANPNIKVKLLSGPYASTKQQLVTGAASKTLPDVVGLDGAWVNDFAKQGAIADLTKLMDEAGYDSSQLASQIQLEGKTYMIPVVNFVYPLFVNQDLLTKAGVDKVPSTRTEFADAAKKITATGGNVKGWALPLDTAVPNGIQNDVMSWLWASGGSMLADGKPALTTPQVKSVVEYVKSLNDAGVIAEGSLTMKEQDKVEKFTTGQVGMMIDSLAHINLVKENAPNLKFAIAPVPAEDGFTGKRGIPYASWGIGVADSSKHKAEAFKLVQFLMDAKANAELATLANGFPGNKTAKPDFSKSDPLFEEAFKIYQEGFPANEFVGLPKSEDLMRSFDEQLQLVLTGKSSVDDALAKSQDAWSSVIE